Genomic window (Bradyrhizobium sp. 186):
AACTCCTATTTTCCGGCGCTGGCTTGCGGACCACGCCGGAGTATCATCGCGCCCCCTGGAATTGCGCGATGCACGTCTTTCGCACCCTGTTCTTGTTCCTGGCTACCCTTCTTCCTCTTAGCCTGTGGTCCTCACAGTATTCGGGATCAATATCCGCGTGGCAACCAGCGCACTCGTGCCGGCGCTGATCTTTTGGCTCGTGCTCGACTTCGCGCTTGGTTTTGCTATTCTTGGCGCGGCGATCGCATTGCTTGAGGTTGCGGACGTGATCCTAAACCATTTTACGACCGCCGGGATGTGGTCGCTTACTGCCATCCTGATGGTCACCGGCGCTGCATTGCTGACCATTGATCACTTGGTGTTCGAGCGCCGGCGGCCCGCGATGATCGACAATCCTGCCGATCTGTTGGTCGGACCGATGTTCGTCGCAGCGAAGTTGGTTGTCGCGCTCGGATTTCGGCACGATCTCGGCATCCTCGTCGGGAAGCCTCGCCAGGTATCTTCCCGGTAAACCATGCTTTCTTGTTCCCGCAGCAAGGGTTCAATCGATAGGACCTCCGAGAGCTTGTGAGCGAGAACTGAGGTCGGTGCGAAGGTCTCGATCAGCTTGTGGGCTACCCGCACCCAGTCCAAGGTCCATTCGAAATCAGGGGTGAAAAGATCCGGATATCCTTCTCCTTGCAGTCTCATGGAGAGCGATATGTGAAACTCACTATCAGTCTTGACCGCTTACACATTATGGATTGCTGTCATGGAAACGCCTCAAGAGCCGCCCCGCCCGATGAGATCGGGAGGGGCGTTAGCGGAGCGAGGCTTCTCGCCGGTCTTGCGTGGCCGCGACCAGAGGAGCGTATAGCCTTCGCCGGTTTCGTCGAACAGGTTGGCGTTAAGCGATGGAGGTACCGAGGAAGATTCGGCCGCGCTGTCCGATTTTTGCTGGAATTGACCCCAAGGCGCCGCGCACGAATGGCCCTTGACCACTTCCAAACCGGGCCGCGTTCTAGCCTGATATCCTGTTGAGTTGGCAATTCGCTTCACGCTCCGCAAGCTCCACTGCTCGCAAAATGGGTGTGGCACCACATCAACGTTTAGGGGCGCTAGTACCCACTTTTCTTGGATCGTGAGTCGTGATTCAAGATATGGATGATCCCCGAAGCAAGAGAAGTCCACCTTTCGCGGAAAGATCGCAAGGTGCTTGAGGCGTGTTGTCGCTCGCCGGTGACGTTGCAGCGCGATTTCAAGCGGGCGCGGATCGTTCTGTTGGCGGCGGACGGGCGCAGCACCCGCTTGATAGCCAAGGAAGTTGGGGTCCAGCCGCGGATTGTCAGCCTTTGGCGGCATCGCTATGCCGACCAAGGCCTTGAAGGCTGCAAGACAAGCCGCGGCTGGCAAGCAGCCGATTTATACGAAGGTCACCGACAAGCGGATTCTGAAGCTGCTGGATAAGCCGCCCCCGCAAGGGTCTGCGCGCTGGACCGGCCCTCTGCTGGCCGAGGCGCTGGGCGATGTTGACAACCAATATGTCTGGCGGTTCCTGCGCAGCCACAAGATTGACCTCGCGGCTCGCAAGTCCTGGTGCGAGAGCAACGACCCGAACTTTACGGCCAAAGCTGCCGATGTTGTTGGCCTCTACGTCGCCCCGCCCGCGAAGGCCATTGTACTGTGCGTGGACGAGAAGCCCTCGATCCAGGCTTTGGAGCGAGCGCAGAGCTATCTGAAGTTGCCCAATGGCCGCGCCTTGACCGGCCAGAGCCACGATTACAAGCGGCATGGCACAACAACACTGTTTGCGGCGCTCGAGGTCGCCACTGGAAAGATCATCGCGGCTCATTCAAAACGGCGTCGCCGCGTCGAGTTTCTCGACTTCATGAACAGCGTCACCGCGGCCTTTCCGGGCCGAAAGCTTCACGTCATCCTCGACAACCTCAACACCCACAAGAAGAACGAGCCCTGGCTCAAGGCCCACCCCAACGTGCAATTTCATTTCACGCCGACAAGTACGTCCCTGGCTCAATCAGGTCGAGGTATGGTTTTCGATCTTGCAGGGGCAGTCGCTTAGCGGCACCTCCTTCACAAGCCTCAAGCAGCTTCAGGAACACATCGATGCCTACGTCAACGCGTACAACGACAAAGCCGAGCCCTTCGTCTGGACCAAGAAAAAGGTCCGTCAACGCCATTTCAAAGGCCGCCGTATCACTCAGCTCTGATTCCGGGTACTAGGACGACATTGAAGGAAGGAAACGGTCGTCGGAAAGCAGCAAGCGATCGCGCGCTAGGTCCATCTCGCGAGCCGCAGCGTCGGTAAGCACGAAGGTCGGGCAAGTGGGATTGCCGCAGCCGCAGAGCCTGATTTCTCCGGGACAGCAGCTCTTTTAATCGGCGGCGAAGCTGATCCAGTTTACGGACCGTCAGCTCCAGAGCGCTGCGGATACCCGCATCGCGGATATGGTGTAACGAGGGAAGTCGGTGGATTTCGACACATTCTCGCGTTTGCCAAATGCCTATGCTGAGCACTCTGATAGTGTCGTCGATGGCCTGTTGGAACGCGTGGAGATTGCTCTCCTGCTGAAATGGCGTCCGAAACGCTGGGCGATCGAATGCCCGGGCGAACATTGCAGGGCCTGCCCGTCATCAACGTCCTGAAACGTATCGACGAAATTGCGCAGCTCGACTTCACTGTCTGGGAACGGAACTCCGTCGACGAGGCGCCGCAGCAGAAATTCGGCCCGAAGCCGGAGATGCTCCTCGAACTCCGCGCCGGACCATATCACCACGTTAGGGACGCCCAGTTTCACGGCGGCCGATCGAACCTCATCGCGACGTTGGGCCGAGACACTGCCGCGGCATACGAACTTGAAGGCCGTCAGGTTTGCCGGTCACCGCGTTCACCGCCGCGGCCATATCCTTCTCCGCCTTTGCTTGGGTCAGGCTGCCACGATTGACGCACTGAATTACGGTGCGCTCGTCCGGTTGGTCGTCGAACGGACGTGTGCCGATGATGTCACGCCCTTGGTCGCTTCCCGTCTGGCCGAACCACGCGAGATCGGCCCAGCCGTCACAAAGGTGAAAGGCGAGCACAAGGCGCTCAAACTCGGTCCCGCTAAAATCCTCGAAACGAATGGGCCGGACGGTTCGCGCTATCGTCACCTGCCTACCTGGCTCCCCGAGCTACGGAGCGGGTTGATGATCTGAACGTCCTCGAAGTCCTTTTCATTGTCGGTCACGACGACGCACTCGTTGGCTTCGGCTACAGCAGCAATGATTGTGTCTAACGCGCTTCGCGAACGGCCTTTAGCTTTGCCGTTGGCCATCAGCCGCGCCCACACGAGGGCAGCTTTCTCGTCGAACGATAGGACGCGGCCAGCGAACAGCACTTGCGGACCTTCGGAGCCGGCGAACCACGTTTCAAGGCTGCTGCGCTTCTTGCCCTTCGGTTTCTCTAAGATGCCTCGGCGGATTTCGGCGACGGTAAGCGAAGCAATGAAGAGGTCGTCGTCTTTCTGAGCCCCCATCCAAGCCAGCAGCGAGGCCGACGGCTCCGGCTTTATGACGTTGCTGATGATATTGGTATCAAGGAGGTAGCGCGTCACAGTTCGATCTTACGCCCCTCTTCTCGCGAACGGCTAAGGTCGAGATCCGCACCGACCATAGGTGAGCGACGTAGCGCGGCGAGAATGCCGCCCGCTTTCGGACGCTCACCCGCCACTGCCTGCTGTATGGTTCGGCGAAGCTGCCCGGCTTCCGGACTTTCCTCCGTCAGTTTTCGGGCAAGGGATCGGAGTAGATCGCGGTCAGCGTCGAGCGCCTGGATCTCGAACCGCGCGATGCCACGCTTAGTCAGGCGGGACCGATAATTCTCGAGGGCTCTTTTCTGCGCACTGTTGCTCATCGCGTGCCTCCGTGCTATATCCAGATATATAGCCGCGTTTTCTTTGGAGCACAAGGCTGATGGAGTTGATATCGATCCCGGCAGATAGAGACGGCCTCTCCAGGGCATTTAGGTGCCGGGGGGTTGCCACCGTGATGAGATTCCCCCTGTTCAAAGGGGGGCGATCACAAAAACATTATTGCTACGACAACGGTCGACCCGTGCCCCGGCACTACTCTGCCCCTCGCCTACATTTGCTCATATGCGCCACAAGGCATTGATTTA
Coding sequences:
- a CDS encoding Mpo1-like protein → MPALIFWLVLDFALGFAILGAAIALLEVADVILNHFTTAGMWSLTAILMVTGAALLTIDHLVFERRRPAMIDNPADLLVGPMFVAAKLVVALGFRHDLGILVGKPRQVSSR
- a CDS encoding type II toxin-antitoxin system VapC family toxin; translation: MTRYLLDTNIISNVIKPEPSASLLAWMGAQKDDDLFIASLTVAEIRRGILEKPKGKKRSSLETWFAGSEGPQVLFAGRVLSFDEKAALVWARLMANGKAKGRSRSALDTIIAAVAEANECVVVTDNEKDFEDVQIINPLRSSGSQVGR